From the genome of Triticum aestivum cultivar Chinese Spring chromosome 3B, IWGSC CS RefSeq v2.1, whole genome shotgun sequence, one region includes:
- the LOC123069867 gene encoding bifunctional 3-dehydroquinate dehydratase/shikimate dehydrogenase, chloroplastic isoform X1, producing MTLLCVPLVGRTVEEMKIDAAAAAAAGADLVEIRLDYIEGFRPREDLPRLLHSCPLPVLVTYRPNWEGGRYDGDDATRFETLYLAMELGVDYVDIELKVADKFVGFLSGNKPDKCKLIVSSHNYESTPSCEDLANLVARIQEVGADIVKVATTATDIVDVSRMFQVMVHCQVPMIGLVMSERGLMSRVLSPKFGGYLTFGILDATKTSASGQPTLEELLDIYNIRCIGPDTKVLGLIANPVKQSKSPILHNKCLQSVGYNAVYLPLLADDLARFLDTYSAPDFSGFSIEHEDRMKNTTSRNRTKKGNQGKLIVLFHHCSLPFKVDAVHCCHEHDAVAKSIGAINTIVRKSDGKLVGYNTDYIGAISAIEDGIGGLGSKDAAMSPLSGRLIVVVGAGGAAKAIAYGAKKKGARVVVANRTYEKAVTLANAVGGQALRLADLENFRPEEGTILANATSLGMYPNVDGTPVPKKALSFYDVVFDAVYAPKVTRLLREAKEHGVKVVSGVEMFVRQAMGQFEHFTGGIEAPESLMREIAAQYT from the exons ATGACGCTGCTGTGTGTGCCGCTGGTGGGGCGGACGGTCGAGGAGATGAAGATCGACGCGGCGGCCGCAGCGGCCGCAGGGGCCGACCTTGTCGAGATCCGACTGGACTACATCGAGGGGTTCCGCCCGCGGGAGGACCTTCCACGTCTGCTCCACAGCTGCCCACTCCCCGTTCTTGTCACCTACCG GCCTAACTGGGAAGGAGGTCGCTATGATGGTGATGATGCCACTAGATTTGAAACACTCTATTTAGCTATGGAACTAGGTGTAGACTATGTTGACATCGAGTTAAAG GTTGCTGACAAATTTGTTGGTTTTCTTTCTGGTAATAAGCCAGATAAGTGTAAACTTATTGTTTCTTCACATAATTATGAAAGTACCCCATCCTGCGAGGATCTTGCAAATCTTGTAGCCAGAATACAAGAAGTTGGAGCTGACATAGTTAAAGTTGCAACAACTGCTACAGACATTGTTGATGTGTCAAGGATGTTCCAAGTGATGGTGCACTGCCAA GTGCCTATGATTGGATTGGTGATGAGTGAGAGAGGTTTGATGTCAAGGGTGTTATCCCCAAAATTTGGTGGATATCTTACCTTTGGAATACTTGATGCTACAAAGACATCAGCATCTGGGCAACCAACACTTGAAGAATTATTGGACATTTACAATATAAGGTGTATAGGACCTGATACAAAAGTTCTTGGTCTTATAGCCAACCCAGTAAAGCAGAGCAAGAGCCCAATTTTGCACAATAAATGTCTACAGTCTGTTGGATACAATGCTGTTTATCTTCCACTTCTGGCAGACGATCTTGCTAGATTTCTTGACACATATTCAGCTCCAGATTTTTCAGGATTTAG TATAGAACACGAAGACCGGATGAAGAACACAACATCAAGGAACAGAACTAAGAAAGGAAATCAAGGGAAGCTAATCGTTTTATTTCATCA TTGCTCTCTTCCTTTCAAAGTGGATGCAGTACATTGTTGCCATGAACATGATGCTGTTGCTAAG TCAATAGGTGCCATAAACACTATAGTTAGGAAATCAGACGGCAAATTAGTGGGCTACAATACAGACTACATTGGAGCAATTTCTGCTATTGAAGATGGCATAGGAG GTCTGGGGTCAAAGGATGCTGCTATGTCACCATTGTCTGGCAGGCTTATTGTTGTTGTAGGTGCTGGTGGTGCTGCTAAGGCAATTGCCTATGGAGCAAAGAAGAAGGGTGCAAGAGTTGTAGTAGCAAATCGTACCTATG AAAAGGCAGTTACTCTTGCCAATGCAGTCGGTGGCCAGGCCCTGAGGTTAGCCGACCTGGAAAATTTCAGGCCTGAAGAAGGGACGATCCTCGCTAATGCAACATCATTGGGGATGTACCCAAATGTTGATGGCACTCCTGTTCCGaag AAAGCTTTAAGTTTCTATGATGTAGTGTTTGATGCGGTATATGCCCCAAAAGTTACCCGGCTTCTACGAGAAGCAAAAGAACATGGAGTGAAAGTTGTTAGCGGTGTAGAGATGTTTGTTAGACAAGCCATGGGCCAATTTGAGCATTTCACTGGTGGTATAGAAG CTCCTGAAAGCCTGATGCGCGAGATAGCAGCACAGTATACCTAG
- the LOC123069867 gene encoding bifunctional 3-dehydroquinate dehydratase/shikimate dehydrogenase, chloroplastic isoform X2 yields the protein MTLLCVPLVGRTVEEMKIDAAAAAAAGADLVEIRLDYIEGFRPREDLPRLLHSCPLPVLVTYRPNWEGGRYDGDDATRFETLYLAMELGVDYVDIELKVADKFVGFLSGNKPDKCKLIVSSHNYESTPSCEDLANLVARIQEVGADIVKVATTATDIVDVSRMFQVMVHCQVPMIGLVMSERGLMSRVLSPKFGGYLTFGILDATKTSASGQPTLEELLDIYNIRCIGPDTKVLGLIANPVKQSKSPILHNKCLQSVGYNAVYLPLLADDLARFLDTYSAPDFSGFSCSLPFKVDAVHCCHEHDAVAKSIGAINTIVRKSDGKLVGYNTDYIGAISAIEDGIGGLGSKDAAMSPLSGRLIVVVGAGGAAKAIAYGAKKKGARVVVANRTYEKAVTLANAVGGQALRLADLENFRPEEGTILANATSLGMYPNVDGTPVPKKALSFYDVVFDAVYAPKVTRLLREAKEHGVKVVSGVEMFVRQAMGQFEHFTGGIEAPESLMREIAAQYT from the exons ATGACGCTGCTGTGTGTGCCGCTGGTGGGGCGGACGGTCGAGGAGATGAAGATCGACGCGGCGGCCGCAGCGGCCGCAGGGGCCGACCTTGTCGAGATCCGACTGGACTACATCGAGGGGTTCCGCCCGCGGGAGGACCTTCCACGTCTGCTCCACAGCTGCCCACTCCCCGTTCTTGTCACCTACCG GCCTAACTGGGAAGGAGGTCGCTATGATGGTGATGATGCCACTAGATTTGAAACACTCTATTTAGCTATGGAACTAGGTGTAGACTATGTTGACATCGAGTTAAAG GTTGCTGACAAATTTGTTGGTTTTCTTTCTGGTAATAAGCCAGATAAGTGTAAACTTATTGTTTCTTCACATAATTATGAAAGTACCCCATCCTGCGAGGATCTTGCAAATCTTGTAGCCAGAATACAAGAAGTTGGAGCTGACATAGTTAAAGTTGCAACAACTGCTACAGACATTGTTGATGTGTCAAGGATGTTCCAAGTGATGGTGCACTGCCAA GTGCCTATGATTGGATTGGTGATGAGTGAGAGAGGTTTGATGTCAAGGGTGTTATCCCCAAAATTTGGTGGATATCTTACCTTTGGAATACTTGATGCTACAAAGACATCAGCATCTGGGCAACCAACACTTGAAGAATTATTGGACATTTACAATATAAGGTGTATAGGACCTGATACAAAAGTTCTTGGTCTTATAGCCAACCCAGTAAAGCAGAGCAAGAGCCCAATTTTGCACAATAAATGTCTACAGTCTGTTGGATACAATGCTGTTTATCTTCCACTTCTGGCAGACGATCTTGCTAGATTTCTTGACACATATTCAGCTCCAGATTTTTCAGGATTTAG TTGCTCTCTTCCTTTCAAAGTGGATGCAGTACATTGTTGCCATGAACATGATGCTGTTGCTAAG TCAATAGGTGCCATAAACACTATAGTTAGGAAATCAGACGGCAAATTAGTGGGCTACAATACAGACTACATTGGAGCAATTTCTGCTATTGAAGATGGCATAGGAG GTCTGGGGTCAAAGGATGCTGCTATGTCACCATTGTCTGGCAGGCTTATTGTTGTTGTAGGTGCTGGTGGTGCTGCTAAGGCAATTGCCTATGGAGCAAAGAAGAAGGGTGCAAGAGTTGTAGTAGCAAATCGTACCTATG AAAAGGCAGTTACTCTTGCCAATGCAGTCGGTGGCCAGGCCCTGAGGTTAGCCGACCTGGAAAATTTCAGGCCTGAAGAAGGGACGATCCTCGCTAATGCAACATCATTGGGGATGTACCCAAATGTTGATGGCACTCCTGTTCCGaag AAAGCTTTAAGTTTCTATGATGTAGTGTTTGATGCGGTATATGCCCCAAAAGTTACCCGGCTTCTACGAGAAGCAAAAGAACATGGAGTGAAAGTTGTTAGCGGTGTAGAGATGTTTGTTAGACAAGCCATGGGCCAATTTGAGCATTTCACTGGTGGTATAGAAG CTCCTGAAAGCCTGATGCGCGAGATAGCAGCACAGTATACCTAG